The following are from one region of the Sphingomonas sp. J315 genome:
- a CDS encoding TonB-dependent receptor translates to MILGSAPASAQASGRQTYRLPAQSLAESLRAVAIASGRSIIAPSILVNGKDAPALDGDHTAEEALNALLAGSGLRYRVIATGLIIERDSASRETAQQAGESEVVVTGSRIRGAPVASPVVRLDQQAIRDAGQSDLGEVARSVPQSYGGGQNPGVGFNVPSSTGGNVGGGSSFNLRGLGSDATLTILNGRRLPYDSARQGVDVSAIPLAAVDRIEIVADGASALYGSDAVGGVVNVVLKRDFDGIETRARIGGSTEGGNFQQQYGAIAGGRWDSGSAFITYEYADNTAISAADRDYAASRPGITLLPASTRHAVTASGHQRLTDALSIEADALYNHRTSATTYPLNFAGDLAVSRTTQSFEAESHALAASLRWSLDLWRVNLTGSFGESSTAFRGDTFVNNAFASTAGGRYDNRSTTGELSADGPLIALPGGPAKLALGAGVRFNDFALFRGAGAIQNIDASQDIFYAYGELSLPVISPDQQIPLIRHLNLSGAIRYERYRGVADVVTPKLGIVYSPSDSLDLKATWGRSFRAPSFIQQYQVGQALLYPVTSFGGVGYPSGSSALLRAGGNPALKPEKARSWSATIALHPPSLAGATLELSYFSTRYVDRIVNPILLLSQALSNPIYRDQITLNPTPGQQAALIAGADQFINATGSTYDPARVVAIIDSANINAGRQSIHGVDALLRYRMAVARGSIEMSLNASYLDSEQQLAPAQPVQPLAGRLFNPPQWRARGMIRWDNGPLGIAATVSHIGEVRDTRPATAVRIGGMTTVDISGRYRFANAAGPLAGIELSLSVQNIFDETPTTIATSVYYDTPYDSTNYSPVGRFIAVGLSKKW, encoded by the coding sequence TTGATCCTGGGTTCGGCCCCGGCATCGGCGCAAGCCTCCGGGCGACAGACCTACCGTCTTCCGGCACAATCACTGGCTGAATCGCTACGCGCAGTCGCCATTGCATCCGGCCGTAGCATCATCGCGCCTTCCATCCTGGTCAACGGCAAGGACGCGCCTGCCCTGGACGGGGATCACACCGCCGAAGAGGCGCTGAATGCCCTGCTTGCCGGCTCGGGTCTGCGCTATCGCGTCATCGCTACGGGTCTGATCATCGAGCGGGATTCCGCTTCGCGGGAGACTGCGCAACAGGCAGGCGAGTCTGAGGTCGTTGTGACCGGCAGCCGTATTCGCGGAGCGCCGGTGGCGTCTCCGGTCGTCCGGCTGGACCAGCAAGCAATACGCGATGCCGGCCAGTCGGACCTTGGCGAGGTCGCACGCAGCGTGCCGCAAAGTTATGGCGGCGGGCAGAATCCGGGCGTGGGCTTCAATGTCCCTTCCAGCACCGGCGGAAATGTCGGCGGGGGATCGTCGTTCAACCTGCGCGGACTTGGCAGCGACGCAACGCTGACGATCCTTAACGGCCGCCGCCTCCCTTATGATTCGGCGCGGCAAGGCGTCGATGTCTCGGCGATTCCCCTGGCGGCGGTCGACCGCATCGAAATCGTCGCCGACGGCGCTTCGGCGCTCTATGGCTCTGACGCCGTTGGCGGGGTGGTCAACGTCGTCCTCAAGCGCGATTTCGACGGGATCGAGACACGCGCGCGCATCGGCGGCTCGACCGAGGGCGGCAATTTCCAGCAGCAATATGGCGCGATCGCGGGCGGTCGCTGGGACAGCGGCAGCGCCTTCATCACCTATGAATATGCCGACAACACCGCGATCAGCGCGGCCGACCGCGATTATGCCGCCTCGCGTCCCGGCATCACGCTGCTCCCCGCGAGCACGCGCCATGCCGTTACCGCCAGCGGTCATCAACGACTGACGGACGCCCTCTCGATCGAGGCCGACGCGCTCTATAATCACCGCACCAGTGCGACGACATATCCGCTCAATTTTGCGGGCGACCTTGCAGTCAGCCGAACGACGCAAAGCTTCGAGGCCGAATCCCACGCGCTGGCCGCCAGCCTGCGCTGGTCACTGGACCTGTGGCGGGTGAATCTCACCGGCAGCTTTGGTGAAAGCAGCACGGCCTTTCGGGGAGACACCTTCGTCAACAATGCCTTCGCCAGCACCGCTGGGGGACGCTACGACAATCGCTCGACCACCGGCGAACTCTCCGCCGACGGACCCCTGATCGCGCTTCCGGGCGGGCCGGCAAAACTCGCGCTGGGGGCGGGTGTGCGGTTCAACGATTTCGCGCTGTTTCGCGGCGCGGGCGCGATCCAGAACATCGATGCCTCGCAGGACATCTTCTACGCCTATGGCGAATTGAGCTTGCCAGTCATTTCGCCCGATCAGCAGATTCCGCTGATCCGGCACCTCAACCTGAGCGGTGCGATCCGCTATGAGCGCTATCGTGGCGTAGCCGACGTCGTCACCCCAAAATTGGGGATCGTCTATTCGCCATCGGACAGCCTCGATCTGAAGGCGACCTGGGGCCGGTCGTTCCGCGCACCCAGCTTCATCCAGCAATATCAGGTCGGGCAGGCACTGCTCTATCCGGTCACGAGTTTCGGCGGCGTTGGCTATCCGTCCGGTTCATCCGCGCTGTTACGGGCGGGGGGCAATCCGGCGCTCAAGCCAGAGAAGGCGAGGAGCTGGTCAGCGACGATCGCACTCCATCCGCCTTCGCTTGCGGGCGCGACGCTTGAGCTGAGCTATTTCTCGACGCGCTATGTGGATCGCATCGTCAATCCGATCCTGCTGCTCTCGCAGGCATTGTCCAACCCGATTTATCGCGACCAGATCACCCTCAACCCGACGCCGGGCCAGCAGGCTGCGCTCATCGCCGGTGCGGACCAGTTCATCAACGCCACGGGCTCAACCTATGATCCGGCGCGGGTCGTCGCGATCATCGACAGCGCGAACATCAATGCGGGGCGACAGTCGATCCACGGTGTCGATGCGCTGCTACGTTATCGGATGGCGGTTGCGCGCGGCTCCATCGAGATGAGCCTCAACGCGAGTTATCTCGACAGCGAGCAACAGCTCGCGCCCGCCCAGCCGGTTCAACCACTGGCCGGCAGGCTGTTCAATCCGCCGCAATGGCGCGCGCGCGGAATGATCCGCTGGGATAACGGACCGCTGGGCATTGCGGCGACGGTCAGCCATATCGGCGAGGTCCGCGACACGCGCCCGGCGACCGCAGTCCGTATCGGCGGAATGACCACTGTCGACATCTCGGGGCGGTACCGGTTCGCCAACGCTGCGGGACCGCTGGCCGGGATCGAATTGTCGCTGTCCGTCCAGAACATCTTCGACGAGACGCCGACGACGATCGCGACGTCGGTTTATTACGATACGCCCTACGACTCGACCAACTATTCGCCGGTCGGACGCTTCATCGCCGTCGGGCTGTCGAAGAAATGGTAG
- a CDS encoding FecR domain-containing protein: MAHDEGNRASRPRAEVALTSEAGEAPSPDDTIRATAVTWLARLRAPDSADHHEDFEAWYAADPRHADIYDEVLANWENMALAAQTPAAEPARRQTARAVDRRRPTLAFAAAAAVLLVIFAGIGMSRLDGPWSRAVEPTEIASRLGEIRTTTLSDGSRVTLDTDSLLLVAYTDGERRLLLRRGRARFDVAHDTARPFVVQSDGGLIIAHGTLFDVEQQARRMTVSLLRGSVEVRTAVTWTGETVGKGRLLRPGQQLALEPQTPAGSPVPLRESDMRWTSGMLSFEDAPLAQVVAATNRYNDQQIRLADPKLGALRFTGTFAATKPRELAQMLAATFNLDVALADRGTLILSRRR; encoded by the coding sequence ATGGCACATGACGAAGGCAATCGCGCGTCTCGACCACGTGCTGAGGTCGCGTTGACATCCGAGGCCGGGGAGGCACCCAGCCCGGACGATACCATCCGGGCGACCGCTGTCACCTGGCTGGCGCGTCTGCGCGCGCCTGACAGCGCGGACCATCATGAGGATTTCGAGGCCTGGTACGCCGCCGATCCGCGACATGCCGACATCTATGACGAGGTTCTCGCAAACTGGGAGAACATGGCCCTGGCGGCGCAGACGCCTGCCGCTGAACCGGCGCGGCGCCAAACTGCCCGGGCTGTGGATCGGCGCCGCCCGACATTGGCCTTCGCAGCGGCGGCGGCTGTCCTCCTTGTCATCTTTGCAGGCATCGGCATGTCGCGGCTCGATGGGCCTTGGTCGAGGGCAGTCGAGCCGACCGAGATCGCCAGCCGGCTCGGTGAGATCCGCACCACCACGCTTTCCGATGGCTCGCGCGTGACGCTCGACACCGACAGCCTGCTCCTGGTGGCCTATACGGATGGCGAACGAAGATTGTTGCTTCGTCGGGGGCGTGCTCGTTTCGACGTGGCGCATGACACGGCGCGGCCGTTCGTTGTCCAGTCGGATGGCGGCTTAATCATTGCGCACGGAACCTTGTTCGATGTCGAACAGCAGGCACGGCGGATGACCGTGTCGCTCCTGCGCGGATCGGTCGAGGTCCGCACAGCCGTGACTTGGACAGGCGAAACGGTCGGCAAGGGCCGATTGCTGCGTCCTGGCCAGCAGCTTGCACTCGAGCCGCAAACCCCGGCTGGATCGCCGGTGCCGCTTCGGGAGTCGGACATGCGGTGGACCTCGGGCATGCTGTCCTTCGAGGACGCACCGCTCGCGCAGGTGGTGGCAGCCACGAACCGCTACAATGACCAACAGATCCGGCTGGCGGACCCCAAGTTGGGCGCGTTGCGGTTCACCGGCACCTTCGCCGCAACAAAGCCCCGTGAGCTTGCCCAAATGCTGGCGGCAACCTTCAATCTTGACGTCGCGCTCGCCGATCGCGGCACCCTCATCCTGTCTCGGCGTCGATAG
- a CDS encoding RNA polymerase sigma factor, whose protein sequence is MRLIPDVLNALTSPRLAEGDPLPPDNRVAAGSVLALNDLYQTQAPRLHRYFARRTDRQDVGDLVQESFARLVDASATKDRTIEQPEAYLNRIATNLLRSRARTALQRSLAQHVPADEESLAGPDMIAALEARDLLNRLQGALMRLNPKTREIFLAHRVDGVSYSDIAKRMGLSVKGVEWHMTKAIARLDHVLRSR, encoded by the coding sequence ATGCGCCTGATCCCCGATGTTTTGAACGCATTGACCTCGCCTCGCCTGGCCGAGGGCGATCCATTGCCGCCCGATAATCGGGTCGCGGCCGGATCGGTCCTGGCGCTGAACGACTTGTACCAGACTCAGGCGCCGCGGCTGCATCGCTACTTCGCGCGCCGGACGGATCGGCAGGATGTGGGAGATCTGGTGCAGGAGAGCTTCGCCCGGCTCGTCGATGCGTCGGCGACGAAGGACCGGACGATCGAGCAACCCGAAGCCTATCTCAACCGTATCGCGACGAACCTGCTTCGCAGTCGCGCGAGGACCGCCTTGCAGCGATCGCTCGCCCAGCACGTCCCTGCGGATGAGGAATCGCTCGCCGGGCCAGACATGATCGCGGCGCTGGAGGCGCGTGATCTACTCAACCGGCTCCAAGGCGCCCTGATGCGGCTTAATCCGAAGACCCGCGAGATATTCCTGGCCCACCGCGTCGATGGCGTCAGCTATAGCGATATCGCCAAGCGGATGGGATTGAGCGTAAAAGGCGTCGAATGGCACATGACGAAGGCAATCGCGCGTCTCGACCACGTGCTGAGGTCGCGTTGA
- a CDS encoding TolC family protein: protein MAVCLPSAALAQAQPLTLDDAIRRTLAAAPQTASTAARIEAQTAARTAAGLGPQPTIEVTTENFGIPSGDLYDQFQVTATYSQRIERGGKREARVAVVDRDMDVTRAEAIVVRLDVIAQVQRLYVEVQATEAQIGIARQRLTMARMVEAEVKRRVASAKDPLFAGMRATTSVSEASVDVELAIHARDAALKRLAAMWGGASAGLSVPTSDFLSFKHEPVGAAGAAPADLAVFVARGARADAAINLQVANAKRDPTISAGPRFIGTGDVALVAGVSLPLGGRRISDARLAEAQADRRRVEADLAVERFTRERTIALAVEKVEETAHEAEAIRDQVIPNADLTLMEVRVGYNRGFFSYVDVSAAQTTLANARARMVDAVRRHHEARVELDRLTGRFTELAKGDF, encoded by the coding sequence GTGGCTGTCTGTCTGCCATCGGCAGCGCTGGCTCAGGCACAGCCGCTGACGCTCGACGACGCAATCCGGCGCACGCTTGCCGCCGCACCGCAAACCGCCTCCACCGCCGCCCGGATCGAGGCGCAGACCGCCGCGCGCACCGCCGCCGGACTGGGTCCGCAACCGACGATCGAAGTCACGACTGAAAACTTCGGCATTCCGAGCGGCGACCTCTATGATCAGTTTCAGGTCACTGCCACCTACAGCCAGCGCATCGAACGCGGCGGCAAGCGCGAAGCGCGCGTTGCCGTCGTCGATCGCGATATGGACGTGACGCGCGCTGAGGCGATCGTCGTTCGGCTAGACGTCATTGCACAGGTCCAGCGTCTTTATGTCGAGGTACAGGCGACCGAGGCGCAGATCGGTATCGCCAGGCAGCGGCTGACGATGGCCCGGATGGTCGAGGCCGAAGTGAAGCGCCGCGTCGCTTCAGCCAAAGACCCGCTGTTCGCCGGAATGCGCGCGACCACCAGTGTGTCCGAAGCCAGCGTCGATGTGGAACTTGCGATTCACGCCCGCGACGCCGCGCTGAAGCGACTGGCGGCAATGTGGGGCGGTGCATCGGCTGGTCTATCGGTCCCGACCAGCGACTTTCTGTCGTTCAAGCACGAGCCCGTCGGCGCGGCGGGGGCAGCCCCGGCGGACCTTGCCGTTTTTGTGGCGCGCGGCGCGCGTGCTGATGCAGCGATCAACCTTCAGGTCGCGAATGCCAAGCGCGATCCCACAATCTCTGCGGGACCGCGCTTCATTGGCACCGGTGATGTCGCACTGGTCGCTGGCGTCTCATTGCCGCTGGGAGGACGTCGCATATCAGACGCACGATTAGCCGAAGCCCAGGCCGACCGACGGCGGGTCGAGGCCGATCTGGCGGTTGAGCGCTTCACCCGCGAACGGACGATCGCGCTGGCCGTCGAGAAGGTCGAGGAAACCGCGCATGAGGCGGAGGCGATCCGCGATCAGGTCATTCCGAACGCCGACCTCACTCTGATGGAGGTCCGCGTCGGCTATAATCGCGGATTCTTCAGCTATGTCGATGTGTCGGCGGCGCAAACGACGCTCGCCAATGCCCGCGCCCGGATGGTCGATGCCGTGCGCCGTCACCATGAGGCCAGGGTCGAACTCGACCGACTGACCGGCCGCTTCACCGAACTCGCCAAGGGGGATTTCTGA